The sequence TCGTCCGGCAGGCGCGGCTTGCCGAACAGTTCTTCGATGACCCGCGACGACGCGCGATAGGTCGCCATCTCGAGCGGCGTCTCGTTCAGCTGCAGGACCGGAATCGTGTAGAAGCCGTCGTCCTGCAGGCGCACCAGCTCGCTCAGCTTCGCGAAGTACGGGCGCGGGTCGCCATACGGTGCCAGCCCCATCACCTTGTATTCGCCCGAGTTGAAGCGGAACCCGAGGTGCAGCGTGAACAGCCCGTACAGCACGCCGAGCGAATGCCGGTGCGATACGCTCGCGACCCGGGTGAGGCGGCCATTGCGGCCCGTCCAGATCGACGCGCTCTCGGTCTCGCCCATCCCGTCGGAGACGAACACCAGCGCGTCGTCCATGCCGCTCGGGTAGTAGGCACTGGCCGCGTGAGCGAGATGGTGCGGCACCTGCACGAACTTCTCGTCCCACGGCCCGTCGCCCCAGCGTTCGCGCAGCACGCTCAGTTGCGCGTCGCGCGACTGGACCTGCTCGAACTCCACGCGCGCATCGCCCGTCTGCGCCAGCGATGCGGCGACGGCATCGTAGGCGAATCCGTGCGCGATGCGATCGACCTGGTCGAGCCGCAGGCCCGCCCGGGCCAGCACTGCGTCGATCGCACCGGCCGGAAAGCGCTCGATGCCCTTTTGGCCCGTGAAGCGCTCTTCCGCCGCCGCGCCGACGATGCCGCCCGGGCCGACGAGCGCCGCGGCGGCGTCCAGCCCTTGCGTAATGCGCAGTTCACGGCGCTGGATATCCGGGTAATGCTGCTCGCGAAACGAAATGGCGCGGTCCAGCCCGCTAATGCCAAGGACATGCATGACGGCCCCTCGTAAAGAAATGCGAATGGTGTCGGGTCGACGCGGACGCTCGATCAGCGCGCGCCCAGTCTCGTGATCAGATGCTCATCCCGCTCGAGCGTCGGGTTAGGCGTCGTCAGCAGCCGGTCGCCGACGAACACCGAGCCGGCGCCGGCCAGGAAGCACAGCGCCTGCAGTTCGTCGCTCATGTGCTCCCGGCCGGCCGACAGGCGGACCACCGATTCCGGCATCAGGATCCGGGCAACCGCGATAGTGCGCACGAACTCCAGCCCGTCGACGCCGTCGGCTGCGGCCAGCGCGGTGCCGGGAACCCGCATCAGCGAGTTGATCGGCACCGACTCGGGATGGACCGGCAGGTTCGCGAGGGTCTGCAGCATGCCGATACGGTCGTCGCGGGTCTCGCCCATGCCGACGATGCCGCCGCAGCACACCTTGAGGCCCGCGCCGCGCACGTGGTCGAGCGTCTCCAGGCGATCGTCGAGCGTGCGCGTGCTCGCCACCGTCGGGTAATACGCCGGCCCGGTGTCGATGTTGTGGTTGTAGAAATCCAGGCCGGCATCCGCCAGCCGCGCGGCCTGCGGCCCGGTCAGCATGCCGAGCGTCACGCAGGTCTCGAGGCCGAGCGCCTTCACGCCCTTGACCATGTCGCACACACGCTCGAGATCCCGCTCGCGCGGGCTGCGCCACGCCGCGCCCATGCAGAACCGCTGCACGCCGGCCGCCTTCGCGGACGCCGCGGCAGCCAGCACCGCATCGAGATCCATCAGCTTGCTGGCCGGCAGCATCGTGTCGGCATGCACTGACTGGCTGCAATAGCCGCAGTCCTCCGGACATCCGCCGGTCTTGATCGACAGCAGCTGCGAAATCTGCAGCGGACGTCCCGCATGGAAGCGGCGCTGGATCGTCTGCGCGTCGTACAGAAGATCCGTCAGCGGCGCGGCGAACAGCGCCGCGATCTCTTCTTGCGTCCAGTCGTGCCGGACGGCCGCGTCGGCGCTCCGATTGCCTGCGGACGCGCGAACGCCGTCCGACGACG is a genomic window of Burkholderia cepacia containing:
- the bioB gene encoding biotin synthase BioB, translated to MSHDTSSDGVRASAGNRSADAAVRHDWTQEEIAALFAAPLTDLLYDAQTIQRRFHAGRPLQISQLLSIKTGGCPEDCGYCSQSVHADTMLPASKLMDLDAVLAAAASAKAAGVQRFCMGAAWRSPRERDLERVCDMVKGVKALGLETCVTLGMLTGPQAARLADAGLDFYNHNIDTGPAYYPTVASTRTLDDRLETLDHVRGAGLKVCCGGIVGMGETRDDRIGMLQTLANLPVHPESVPINSLMRVPGTALAAADGVDGLEFVRTIAVARILMPESVVRLSAGREHMSDELQALCFLAGAGSVFVGDRLLTTPNPTLERDEHLITRLGAR